A DNA window from Zingiber officinale cultivar Zhangliang chromosome 3A, Zo_v1.1, whole genome shotgun sequence contains the following coding sequences:
- the LOC122050416 gene encoding formin-1-like: MGLGGRTGNVSFASPAFREASQAARRARSTNDRLSQVAPTPSRCRARSSSDDSDSDDQPLSQRCRRRAPRPMSNSGPSSIPSPPPNAAASPPSSHVTPPPIPSHVTDPPTSSNNQAEPPLAQPSTSQHAQGDEAGPSEQPSTIPPVVPPQGPSSAPSDATTEPPIPPGSSAGPSGPPPFTYHNYGTTLPSEEQLWSQTDVPTSSLKIKGRLSTLWEESLQNMNSLPSPAQMDQFVELYIKAYAESLIVNHSFHDTHYQNKMLRDHVAELELQLNDPTQASHALRAEIKDLTKNKNSLELSLARNNHELRDLQEKQSQADIVHQQSMNQQALEHQRTMDQLAQKLRATETLVQDQDKKLKSQEVLLKSQETQLTSQATELATARSELAQARATTDGVSTVLTINREGENDRCLQNRALYLRSPEFCEQVGQRFSTSIIYGAGGALQKLHEQDYLKSLPPPEFLDHDRILKEIPNEIFAPFE, encoded by the exons ATGGGCCTTGGCGGAAGAACAGGCAACGTCTCCTTTGCCAGTCCTGCTTTCAGAGAGGCTTCTCAGGCGGCTCGCAGGGCTCGTTCCACAAATGACCGTCTGAGCCAGGTCGCCCCCACTCCCTCTAGATGCAGGGCTCGATCGTCCTCCGATGATTCTGACTCGGATGATCAGCCGCTATCTCAGAGATGCCGGCGCCGAGCCCCTCGCCCGATGTCCAACTCAGGCCCATCAtctatcccttctcctcctccaaatGCAGCTGCCTCTCCTCCCTCCTCCCATGTGACTCCGCCTCCAATCCCGAGCCATGTAACTGATCCCCCGACTTCATCCAATAATCAGGCCGAGCCCCCATTGGCTCAACCTTCTACCTCGCAGCATGCTCAGGGCGATGAAGCGGGCCCCTCAGAACAACCTTCAACTATCCCGCCTGTAGTACCTCCTCAGgggccttcttcagctccttctgacGCAACCACCGAGCCCCCAATTCCTCCAGGCTCATCCGCGGGTCCCTCAGGACCACCTCCGTTTACTTATCATAATTATGGTACTACTCTCCCTTCCGAGGAGCAGTTATGGTCTCAAACAGATGTTCCCACCAGCTCCCTCAAGATAAAAGGTCGTCTGTCCACTTTATGGGAAGAAAGCCTACAGAATATGAATTCCTTGCCTTCCCCGGCCCAGATGGACCAATTCGTAGAGTTGTATATCAAG GCCTATGCAGAATCTCTGATAGTGAACCATTCCTTCCATGATACTCATTATCAGAATAAGATGCTGCGAGACCATGTTGCTGAATTGGAACTGCAACTGAATGATCCTACCCAAGCTAGCCATGCCTTGAGGGCCGAAATAAAAGATTTGACCAAAAATAAGAACAGTCTGGAATTATCCCTAGCCCGAAACAACCATGAACTTAGAGATCTCCAAGAAAAGCAAAGTCAGGCTGATATTGTACATCAACAGAGTATGAATCAGCAGGCTTTAGAGCATCAAAGAACTATGGACCAGTTGGCTCAAAAGCTGCGTGCTACCGAGACTCTGGTGCAGGATCAAGACAAAAAGTTAAAATCGCAGGAGGTCCTTTTGAAATCTCAAGAGACCCAACTAACTTCCCAAGCGACAGAATTGGCTACTGCCAGAAGTGAACTGGCTCAGGCTCGGGCCACCACAGATGGCGTGTCAACAGTTTTGACTATCAATAGAGAGGGAGAGAACGATCGCTGTCTGCAGAACCGCGCCCTGTATCTGCGTTCTCCTGAATTTTGTGAGCAGGTCGGACAGCGTTTTTCTACGTCTATTATCTATGGGGCGGGCGGGGCTCTGCAAAAACTTCATGAGCAAGACTACTTGAAGTCACTTCCACCTCCTGAATTCTTAGATCATGACCGAATCCTCAAAGAGATACCGAATGAAATATTTGCTCCTTTCGAATGA